The sequence AGAAGTAAAAGACCAGAACGATAACGAAGATTATATGGTGACGCAGCAAATTACTGCCCGCATTTTGAATGGGGCGGACAAGGGCGAGACCATGGAAGTTGAAAATCAATATTCGGGATCACAGTCGATCCATTTTCGTTTGAAAGAGGGAACCGAATTCTTTCTTGCTAATGACGGAGAAAGTGTGGGAACGATTAAACGGGACAAATACTTACTTTTTGTAGCATGGTTATTTGTGCTTGTTTTGTTATGGGTTGGGCGCAAGCAAGGGGCCTGGTCTGTTGTCAGTCTTGCTGTTAATGCTGTGATATTGTCTGTAGCATTGGATATTTACATACGAAATTCTGATAACAGCTTACTGATCATTTGTTGCATCAGTATCATTCTTTTTACGATATTGTCGTTAATTATGGCGAGTGGCTGGAACGAGAAAACACTGACCGCGATTATCGCGACGCTGATTGCCACGTTCGCATCGTTACTGATTGCCTATCTGGCGCTTCTGGTCACTGACGAGCAGGGACTTCGCTATGAAGAAATGTCCTTTTTGACCAGAAATCCTCATCTCATTTTCATGGGTGGATTGCTGATCGGATCGCTTGGTGCTGTAATGGATGTCGCGATCACGATGACATCGTCTATGTTCGAATTATTTGATAAAAACAATAAGATCAAAATAAGTACGTTAAGGCAATCAGGGCTGGAGATTGGAAAAGATATTATGGGTACGATGACGAATATCTTGTTTTTTGCTTACGTAAGTGGAACCATCCCAGCATTATTATTATATTTCATGAATGCCATGCCACTTGGATTCACGCTATCGATGAATCTTTCGCTTGAATTGGCAAGGGCATTGGCGGGAGGAATCGGGATTGTGATAACCATTCCGATTACACTCTACATTTCTATTTTCTTTATTAAAAGAAAGCAGGCGAGACAATGAATGCATTAGTTTTATTAGCAGCAATTCTTTTTATACTGATGGCCGTTGTCGGTGGAAAAGAGGGAATCAAGTCATTTATCGCGATTCTGATCAATTTTGTTGTCGTGATTGGAACGGTCCTGATGATGAACGACCCAAATGCCAATCCAATTGTGCTCACACTGGTGGCTTGTGGCATCATCAGCGCTGTCAGTCTTTTCTATATCAATGAAATCAACAGCAAAACAAAGATGGCTTTCCTGGCGACGATCTTGACGACATTGGCACTGTTATTCTTTATCTTCATCATCACCGAAAAGTCGATGATTCAAGGCTTCAGTGAAGAGGAATCCGACAGCCTGGTGACGTTCTCGGTCTATATCGGCATTGATTTTATCAAAGTGGCTACTTCCGTGATCATTATGAGTACGATCGGGGCCATTGTCGATGCCGCGATTTCGATCACGTCACCGATGCAGGAAATTCGCGAACAAAATCCGGATATTTCACGGAAAGATCTATTTAAGTCAGGCATGCGCATTGGGCGAGATATCCTCGGCACCAGCAGTAACACGCTGTTCTTCGCCTTTTTCGGCGGTTATATGGGACTGATTATCTGGTTCAAGGACTTGTCCTATTCCATGGGAGAGATTGTTAATTCCAAAGTGTTCAGCGGTGAGATGATCACGATTTTGACCGCAGGAATGGGGGTTGCACTGGTAATTCCAATCGCCGCAGCGGTGACGGCTTATTATTTAGTGAGGGAGAAGTAAAATGCTTATTTTACTTCTTTTTTGTTGGTGAAATAGGTGTTGCTCGTTACTCCTTGCTTGACGAAATGCTTCAGTAACTGGCGTTTACATCTATCTTCAGAAATGCCTTTCCCACACCATTCTGCAATTCCTTTTGTTGTTAATTTTTCATTTGGGAATAAAAGATGGAATGCTTCAATATTTCTAATTATCGATGCATCTGCTTTTTCATATACGTGACACTCGTTACAAATAATGATTCGCCCCTCTACGTAAGTGGACATTGAACCGCATTGACAACATGGTATACCTTTTTCTAATTCGTCAAAGGTATATGTAGTACTCACAGGCAACTCTTGCGAATGAGAAGCTAGAAGTGTATTAACTACATTTTGTCCATTTTTACTGCTATGCGAATTTTCATTTAACCGAGAAATTAATGTTCGTATGTTTGCATGGAATAAAATTTTTTGTGATAGAGGGGTTTGGTAAACGATGCATTCGGGGTGAATAAAAACTATATATGACTTGATCGTTATATCAAAACCTTTCAAGTGAAGATATCTGCGGAACAACGAGGTTGCACGATCGCGCTGGTAGATTGGATTTTCGATCTCAATATTAGGAAGCTTAAAGAGGATTTCATTATCAAAATAATATTGGCCCAGGAAATTTTTTATTTCGAAAAGGTAAATAGTATCGTTTGTTATTACAGTGGAGTCAATCTGGAAGTTTTTATTATTATTTTTCAAGCGCAAATCATTTATCACCGTTAAGTTATTTCCATAATTTCTAACAATCGAATCAAATTGTAATTCGCCTTCAAACCCACGCGATAAATTTTGATACCGTTTGAACTCCTCTGAACTCAACTTCTTGCGCCTTGAAAGCAGTTCTAACATAACTAACTCATTGGGCATTTGCCTCTCCTTGACAATCATCATTTATTCCTCCAATTCAAATTTTTTTCACATATTATAATATACTATATTTTCCAATGGAATCATAGGGATATATGCTACGATTAATTAGAAATGGAAGATAGAGAATTAAAAACTGCTTCGTTTGGTATGAACTGACTGCTACAGGAGATGGGACATCGAGTGAAGCTACTTTCTTTAGCTCTGATAACCGTGTGTTTAGTGTTTTTTCTGCTACTGGTTTTTCTTATGGTTGAACTTGCATCATCTTCGGTTGTTTGCTCTCTTCTAACATCCTCTTCCTCCTGAACTTCCACCATCATCAAGCGTTTGCTCTGATCCATAACCCTCTTAACCTCCCCCTACAAAATCCCCCCACCCAACACCATCAAAACATTAAAAAACCCATGCCAGATTACCGCTGGCAGGATGCTTTTGGCGTTAATGGTGATGGCGCTGAAGAAGAAGCCGCCTATGCTGAAGGCTAAGCAGCTCAGCCAGGACATACCGAGCAAGGCATGTTGCAGTCCGAATCCGATACTTGTCAGCAGCACGGCCCAGCGTGTACCGAAGCTCGTCACGAAGCGACTCAGCAGGGCTCCCCTCCAGATGATTTCTTCCAACAAAGCATTCACCAAGGAGAAGCTCAGCGTGAACGCCACTATTTCCCAGGAAAAGTGAACGTTTTGCAAAAGAATAAAAGGCAGCAAAAAAGCAAGCCCGCTTATCAGCAAGGCAATAAAGAGATAACTGCGTACAGTCGTTTCACGGAACCCTGCCCAAATCAAAGGAACCCATACCGACGCTTGCCATAGTGGTCTTTTCAAAAAACTCCTTAAAGGACGCGTCACCGTAGCCATGCTCAGTACGACGACAACCAGCGAAAATCTTTGCAGCAAAATTCGCACTTCAGCGATGGAGATGTCAGCAATCAAGTGAACATGTATAGTGTGATACAGATAAAATCCCAGTCCGAAGCTTGCCACCGTTACGGCAAACCCCCTCATCGTTTTATCAAAAGAGCACGCACCTGCAGCTAACGCCCACAAACCGATCAGCCATCCATAATCCACAACAAGAACGAGGAAAAAGGTCGAAAATATTAGTAACGCGATCAGTTTTCGCCATAAGGTTTCTGCCATCTGTATTCATCCCTATCGGTAAATATTCTGGTATAATGCTTTTCGCCGTTCTTTCTTCATCGTCTTATATATATTAAGTTCTTTCCTTACGCTTTTTCGTTGATCGTTTTTCTTTTGTTCTTTCCGATAATCACCAATATCCGCTCTTTTCTTCAATATTTCCACTGTTGAACTAATCCTATCTTCAACCGGTCTCCTCTCAACAAAGGTTCCAAGAGAAGATGCCATCTGATTTGAATCTACTTTCCTGATAGTGTCGTCCATGACTCGAACCTCCTTACAAAATTCATTTTATTCCTATATATATGTCATCGCACATTATCCGTGTAGACTGTAGTGGATTTTATAGAATGCAAGTCTATGACCTATAGAATCTCGGAACGCTCGTCATATACTGAATTAGTCTACAAAAGTAGGAGTGAATAATAGATGAAACACAATCACATGGATATTCCCGAATGGATCTTATTTATTCTTGGTATGACGTTGTGCGGTGTACTATTGTTTGTGCTTACTGCCGGAGTTGGCGTGGCATTATTGGCATTCTGGGAGGGGGAGAATTAATTGGCTAGAAAGAAAAATCCGGCGTTTTCGAAAATGTTGAAGAAATTCCATCAAGGTGCCAGGATTTTTGCAGAAGCGTATATAAGAGCGGTCAAAAATGGCGCAGCAGTTGCGGAAGAAGAAGTTCTGGCTATTGCAAAAGATCGAGAACAGCCGGTTGAATTCATGGCAAAAAAATTATTCAGTGCCATCATGCTTGGTGTACTCCATGCAGCAGAGCAAATGATACAATTCGGCATCGCGATGATCGAAGACTCGAAGCATAAGAATAAATCATAATATGTAAAAAAACAGCCTCTGACTGACTCGAAGGTATACTTTGAGCCAGTCATTGCTTAGTCATTTAATTTCTCTTTATTTATTTCTTGTTCTAAACGATGCTCAATCAAATTTGGATGATAATATTCAATCATTTCGATGCCTGGTTCACTACCAAAATACATGTTGTACCTTTTGTATGGTACCTTATCCTCGGTGTCCCTGAAACGAAGCGAAACCGGCTTCTGGAATACATCTCGTGCATCCGCTTTATTGAGAAACCCTCCATCTTCTACCTTACGAAAGGAGCGCAAGCCGAGGGAATTCATCGCTTTACCGATGCCTTCCTGTCGATTTGCCATACTCTCAAATAATTCTGCAGGCACATGCTCGGCATGAACTAGTGCGATGTTGTGTGAGACAATAAAACCACTCTTCTCTCCAATTAATACGGATTCACGTATATAATACGTCTCTTTCACTTTTTCCTGCTGAATCACTTCTACGACTATCTTCTCGTTAACCAATACTTCCAGTAAGTCGGTAGTCCGGCCGTCTGTTACTAACAGTAGATCGAGTAATAAGCCCTGTAATAATTGGCATGCTTCCTTATCAAATGGGGAATCTATCATACTCTCACCTCCATTAAAGCCATTTTGCCAGTGCCAGGCTTAATGTGGCGGACTATTGGTACCATCCTGAGTCGGTAAGGCTATCCCAAAATGCTTGAAACTCCTCCATATTCAATTGCTGTTCCTTATCAGAAAGTGCATGGGAAGGGTCTGGATGAATCTCGACCATCACCCCGTCTGCACCAGCTGCCAGAGCTGCTTTCGCACATGGTAAGAAAATATCCTTTCTGCCTGTGGCGTGACTGACATCCACGAACACCGGAAGATGTGTCTCTTGTTTCAAAATCGGGACAGCTGATATATCCAGTGTATTACGCGTTGCTGTTTCAAACGTGCGAATGCCACGTTCGATTAACATGACCTGGTCATTGCCATGATGCAATAGATATTCAGCTGCATAAATAAATTCATTAATTGTTGCAGAGAGTCCGCGCTTTAGTAAGACTGGCTTACCGGATTCCCCGATCGCTTTTAATAAATCGAAGTTTTGCATATTACGTGCACCAATCTGGAAGATATCAATATAAGGCGCTGCAATCTCGATTTGGCTCGGTGTCATGATTTCGCTAATCGTTACTAATTCATGATCGTCCGCTACCTCTTTCATTAATTTTAGACCATCTTCTCCTAATCCTTGAAAACTGTAAGGAGAAGATCTTGGTTTGAATGCTCCGCCACGCATGACCGATACGCCCGCTTTTTTTAATGTGGATGCTACCTGTTCGAGCTGCTCTTTGGATTCAACCGAGCATGGCCCCGCAATCAACGTATGGCTTTTGCCTCCAATTTCGGTCTGCTTCACCTTAATCACGGTATCTTCACTCTTATGGTCACGGCTCACGAGCAATGCTGATTTCTTTTGTTTGTCACTCAAGGCTAACCATCCTTTCTTTTTTGGATATAGACCGGTTTTGTCGATGGTGTATTATCGATCAGTCTGGCACGATCGAGCAGGCGCGCGATCTCCACGGTGACTGGTACTTGCAGTTGAGAGGATAGCTGAGAGGGGATGTCATCCTCCGGCCATTGATCTGCCTGGTCTGAATCAAGTAATACGTGTAATCCATCTTCCTGCTCTATTACTTTCCATCCTGTCGGAACCGGGGACAGTGAATAAATCGCTTCCTGCAAATCACTCGCTTCTATTACTTGGTCACGACAATAGATACGCTCTCGGCTGCGACCGTAATGCGTCAGCTTCGCGCCGGATCGACCACACGGACAGCTGACATGCTCCACCGCAATAATATCTTCATTAAAATAACGCAAAAGCGGTGAGGCCTGATGTGTTAACGTGGTAATCGTCGCGAAGCCCTTTTTCCCTTGTGGCACGGACTCTGTTCCGTCTTCCGATACTACCTCTACAAGAAAATCTTCCTCAACAATATGCATAACGCCATGCTCACACATTGTTGCAATATTAGCTGTTTCCGTGGAACCGTACATATTAAAAACAGGAACACCCCACAACTTTTCGATATGCTTCCTTCGCTGCTCGCTCATCAATTCACCTGCTACACAGATCGCGCGCAACGATGGTAAGTCTTTAATTGGATCTGCTCCTTCTAAACGTGCAGCCTCCGCTAACAGCTCCATTTCCCGTGGCAAACCTGCCAGAACGGTAACAGAAAGCTTTCTGATCAGGCTGATGACGCGCGGATAAGGCGTGACGACCGTACGTCCACTGGCAGGTACTACACCTGCGCCTGTCTGCCAAGCTGCCTGCTGCATAAGAAAGGCTGGCAGAGCTAGTGCATAAGGAAAGCGGATCAGCACAAGATCGTCCGCTGTCAGCTGCACCCCGCAATCCTTCAACTGCTTTCCTCCTGTTATTAAATCTTCCTGGGTAAACCAGGAGGCAGCCGGTTCCCCTGTTGTTCCGGTAGACTCATGGTACTGGGCTACCTCTTTCTTATCAACCGCAAGATGACCAAAAATACCAGCCTCCCGCAGATCCTGCTTCGTTGTAAATGGGAGTGTGGAAAGCTGATCGATTCTCATCTCTTCGCTAGAAAAGGAAGCTAATTTCTTCTTGTATAACGGCGCTTTTTGTATACGTGTATACATATTTGCAAACTTTTCTGCTTTTTCTCTGTCGATGTCACTCATGATGGCACCTCCTCTCTCTACTGCTTGATGGTTACATGAAAACTCGTTGTGCTTTTCCGAATGTTCGTGGAATGTCGTCTCTGATCACAACATCACACGTAATACCGATCCGATCCGCCATGTGCTTTTTGATTTTGGCTGCCAATTCATCATCACTCAGATCTGTACGGAATTTCTCCGCTTCGATCGTTAACGAACCCTGATCAAGCAGGAAATGATACCATAAACCTACCTCTGGCAATTCCATTAAAAAATGCTCGATCATGAATGGTGAATACGCTTCCCCATCAATGTGAAGCATGTGCTCCATTCTTCCGCGCAATTGAAGTACATCCATTACCAAGCCACAGCTGCATCGTGACTTTTGCAAGGCACCAAGATCCCCGGTTTTGTATCGTACCATCGGCATACCTTCACGTAATAGTGTGGTGACAACAATTTCGCCGGTACGACCGTATGGCATAACACCCCCGGTTTCTGGCTCAATGATCTCGACTTTCACGTGACCTTCCATGATGTGATAACCATTGTGCTGACTGCATTCTACCCCGATAACACCGCATTCGGTCGAACCGTAGAAAAAGGAAACTTCACATCCCCACCATTTTTCTAACCGTTCACGAAAGGTTGCCGAACACCCTTCACCAGTCAGCCAGATTTTCTTCATCGGAATATCTTCTCCGATTTTGATACCGTACTTTTCGCTCTCTTCTGCTAGGAGTGCAGCATAGGAAGGAGTTGTGGCAAGCACTGTTGCCTGATATTCCTTCATTAATTCCAGCGATTTATCTACGGGCGCCATGTACCCGCCTTTTCCAAGGGATAAAATCGCTGTACCGAAGGCAAATTGGAATAATCGCTGGAAGCCAAGACCAGGAAGTGCGAACTCGTAAGGTAAAGCAACGGCCGCTACATCATCGTCTTTTTCTTTAAACAGTTCCAAATACTTCGGCAGTAAATCGTATACATATTGATCTGCTAACGTATACGCGGTATAAATTGGTTTGCCTGATGTTCCGCTGGTGAGGTGAACTTGACCGATTTCTTTTGGATCAACACTCAAGATTTTTTCTTTATCGCCTCTGATCACATCTTTTTGCAGCATGGGTACGGATGCTAATTGATCAAGGCTCGCCAATTCCGGGGTTGTGAAACCTTTCTCTTCCATCATCGAACGGTAATAGGCATTATTTTTCCACACATGGGCGAGTGTGGCATTAACAGCTTTAAGCTGGTAGTCGTCAATTAATTCACGAGGAAGTTTTTCAATTGTTTTTCCTTCATCATCTAATTGCTGATAAAAAGCTTGAAATTGTTCAAGATGAGATGAATGCTCATCAACGGAAACAGTCATCTTATGGGTTTGAAACATCTTCATTATTATCCTCCATTCCTTTTTTCTAGTGGATCTATCTCTACTAGGCATTTCTCTATCAGACAATCATAACTAGTTATCGCTATCCTCCTTCCTTTATGTTTTATGAAATGCAAAAAAACTAGCATTTGACTCGGACAATCATGTATTTTTTTGAAAATAAGGTATTTTATCCATGCGATTTCTATTAAAAGAACATATGGTAATTAGCATCCGAGATTCATGTAATTTACATCCGATATAGATGACTATCTTTACTAGACTTATACACCGGTTTGAAAGGAGTATCGTTAATGACACAGTTAGAAGAAGGAAGAAGCTATTTATTGAAGAGCGTTGATGGCGATAAAAAAGCGGTCAAACGCGCTCATGAGATTTTCTCCTCGCTTCGTGGAGAGGCGGCGGGCAATGCATTGATAGAAGCCTATTATGGCAGTACATTGGCACTATTAGGACGGGATGCAACCAAACCTATTGAAAAAGCTGACTTCGCACAAGAAGGACTTGATTCGTTGAATAAGGCGATTTCGATGGACCCTAATCACAAAGAGATTCGCTTATTACGAGCCAATGTTTGTTTGCACCTGCCAGATTCTTTCTTTCAGTGCTCGCCTATCGCAATCGAAGACTACAGCTATTTACTCCAGCAATACAAGAAAAATCCCAACTATTTATCGAAGCAACAGCTAAAAGAAATGCATCAGGAATTGCGTAATGCTTTTGCTCAAATCGAACAGTCCGATCAGGCGAAACATGTCCTGCAACAATTAAAAGAATTGGCAGTTAAGTAAGAGGAGGATGGACGTTGTTAACAGAAGAAGATAAGAATATGATCCAATTACTAACTCATATCAAAACATTACACCAGAAGGCATATGATGGTGACGATGCATCAGGGAATGCATTACACCAGCTCTATTGGAAACCGCACGAAGTAATCAGCCCAACAATGCACTGTTAACTGCCTACCACGGCAGTACGATGATGATATTTTCACGGAATGAGACGAAGGTAATGGAGCGATTAAAGTGGGCAAAAGAAGGCTTAAAGCTGCTAGATGAAGCAGTCACTGCCTCGCCGGAGGATAGCAAAATTCGGTTGCTAAGAGGGAAAGTAGCCTATACCCTGCCTGAAAAGCACTTTCACCGCGGAACTACAGCTATTGGGGATTTCACCTATTTGATTAATCACAGTGAAGACGAGGAGGATTTTCTTCCACCTTATAAATATGTAGAAATGTCGTATCAGATTGGCAATGTCTATAACCGGATTGGCCGCAATGAGGATGCGCGGCATTGTTTTCAGTCGCTAGAAAAAAAGACAGAAGACGATGACTTTCGTTACCTTCTCAGACTGAGATTAAAGGAATTGGCCGGCAAGCCGGCCATTGAATATACAGCAGATAGCGAAAATCCCATGACTTATTTGGTAAAACGAACATTACGTGCGACAGAACACGAATTGAAGCGCTTTTAGAAAAGATACATGAAAGGAGGTGGCATCTATGTCTAAAGAGACGATCAAAGCCGTCGTTCAAGAATTAAGAGAACAAGTCACACCTGTATTTGTATCTGCACTCAATTCAGGAGCTAATTTATTTACAGATGAAATTAACGAAGCAGTCAAAAGAAATGGTGAATTCCCTGAAAAGTTCTTAAGCAGTTTCCCCGACAGCTTCAAACGAAGTACTGTTGTTGCAGGCAGAGAATTGATTACCAAGGGAATCGAACAGTTAGAAAAGAAATAGAATAGGAAAAACCGGGCATAACCCGCCCGGTTCTATTTGATTTAATTAATAAACAACTTCCTATAATATGGATTATGTAAAGTAGAACTGTCTGACATAGTGGTAATTTTGATATATTTTATCTGCTTAGCAAAGCTCCGGAAATAGGCTCCGCGTCCTGTGGGAACGGCATCAGCTAGGCTACTACTTGAAATACATCTGTGCTGCCTTGTGCCGAGGAAGCTTACCTCGAAGCGATACTAGAAGACACAGGCACAAATGAAGTGGATCTTCAGCTCGCGCTGATTCCACGGGAGTCTCCGCCTATTTCCTACGCTTGAGGGAAGTGCTACAACGTATGGAACAGCAAAAAGCAGTAGTTCTAGGCATTATGTTATTCAAAAGCTGATATTTATGGTGCATTCAATATGCTAGCAATTCCAAAATTTGTAGAGCCCCATCCTAGCGTAGGCTAACCACGGAGACTCCCGCGGGATCAGGCAGGTGCTGGAGATCCACTTTGTGAAGTGCCCTCCTTCACAAAGTTAGCTCCAGCCGTGCCCCGCAGGACGCGGAGTGGTTGGCTGAAGCGGTATCCCAGCACATTAAATATCTCAATATGGCTGCTTG is a genomic window of Gracilibacillus salinarum containing:
- a CDS encoding phenylacetate--CoA ligase family protein, yielding MKMFQTHKMTVSVDEHSSHLEQFQAFYQQLDDEGKTIEKLPRELIDDYQLKAVNATLAHVWKNNAYYRSMMEEKGFTTPELASLDQLASVPMLQKDVIRGDKEKILSVDPKEIGQVHLTSGTSGKPIYTAYTLADQYVYDLLPKYLELFKEKDDDVAAVALPYEFALPGLGFQRLFQFAFGTAILSLGKGGYMAPVDKSLELMKEYQATVLATTPSYAALLAEESEKYGIKIGEDIPMKKIWLTGEGCSATFRERLEKWWGCEVSFFYGSTECGVIGVECSQHNGYHIMEGHVKVEIIEPETGGVMPYGRTGEIVVTTLLREGMPMVRYKTGDLGALQKSRCSCGLVMDVLQLRGRMEHMLHIDGEAYSPFMIEHFLMELPEVGLWYHFLLDQGSLTIEAEKFRTDLSDDELAAKIKKHMADRIGITCDVVIRDDIPRTFGKAQRVFM
- a CDS encoding CPBP family intramembrane glutamic endopeptidase, translating into MAETLWRKLIALLIFSTFFLVLVVDYGWLIGLWALAAGACSFDKTMRGFAVTVASFGLGFYLYHTIHVHLIADISIAEVRILLQRFSLVVVVLSMATVTRPLRSFLKRPLWQASVWVPLIWAGFRETTVRSYLFIALLISGLAFLLPFILLQNVHFSWEIVAFTLSFSLVNALLEEIIWRGALLSRFVTSFGTRWAVLLTSIGFGLQHALLGMSWLSCLAFSIGGFFFSAITINAKSILPAVIWHGFFNVLMVLGGGIL
- a CDS encoding 4-hydroxybenzoate synthetase; translation: MIDSPFDKEACQLLQGLLLDLLLVTDGRTTDLLEVLVNEKIVVEVIQQEKVKETYYIRESVLIGEKSGFIVSHNIALVHAEHVPAELFESMANRQEGIGKAMNSLGLRSFRKVEDGGFLNKADARDVFQKPVSLRFRDTEDKVPYKRYNMYFGSEPGIEMIEYYHPNLIEHRLEQEINKEKLND
- a CDS encoding nuclease-related domain-containing protein translates to MMIVKERQMPNELVMLELLSRRKKLSSEEFKRYQNLSRGFEGELQFDSIVRNYGNNLTVINDLRLKNNNKNFQIDSTVITNDTIYLFEIKNFLGQYYFDNEILFKLPNIEIENPIYQRDRATSLFRRYLHLKGFDITIKSYIVFIHPECIVYQTPLSQKILFHANIRTLISRLNENSHSSKNGQNVVNTLLASHSQELPVSTTYTFDELEKGIPCCQCGSMSTYVEGRIIICNECHVYEKADASIIRNIEAFHLLFPNEKLTTKGIAEWCGKGISEDRCKRQLLKHFVKQGVTSNTYFTNKKEVK
- a CDS encoding phenylacetate--CoA ligase family protein, translated to MSDIDREKAEKFANMYTRIQKAPLYKKKLASFSSEEMRIDQLSTLPFTTKQDLREAGIFGHLAVDKKEVAQYHESTGTTGEPAASWFTQEDLITGGKQLKDCGVQLTADDLVLIRFPYALALPAFLMQQAAWQTGAGVVPASGRTVVTPYPRVISLIRKLSVTVLAGLPREMELLAEAARLEGADPIKDLPSLRAICVAGELMSEQRRKHIEKLWGVPVFNMYGSTETANIATMCEHGVMHIVEEDFLVEVVSEDGTESVPQGKKGFATITTLTHQASPLLRYFNEDIIAVEHVSCPCGRSGAKLTHYGRSRERIYCRDQVIEASDLQEAIYSLSPVPTGWKVIEQEDGLHVLLDSDQADQWPEDDIPSQLSSQLQVPVTVEIARLLDRARLIDNTPSTKPVYIQKRKDG
- a CDS encoding YibE/F family protein, producing MNALVLLAAILFILMAVVGGKEGIKSFIAILINFVVVIGTVLMMNDPNANPIVLTLVACGIISAVSLFYINEINSKTKMAFLATILTTLALLFFIFIITEKSMIQGFSEEESDSLVTFSVYIGIDFIKVATSVIIMSTIGAIVDAAISITSPMQEIREQNPDISRKDLFKSGMRIGRDILGTSSNTLFFAFFGGYMGLIIWFKDLSYSMGEIVNSKVFSGEMITILTAGMGVALVIPIAAAVTAYYLVREK
- a CDS encoding YibE/F family protein, yielding MKKYLIYLLVLVSFVASIIFVNNNHELYDRTIVQVTDVTESDKSEVKDQNDNEDYMVTQQITARILNGADKGETMEVENQYSGSQSIHFRLKEGTEFFLANDGESVGTIKRDKYLLFVAWLFVLVLLWVGRKQGAWSVVSLAVNAVILSVALDIYIRNSDNSLLIICCISIILFTILSLIMASGWNEKTLTAIIATLIATFASLLIAYLALLVTDEQGLRYEEMSFLTRNPHLIFMGGLLIGSLGAVMDVAITMTSSMFELFDKNNKIKISTLRQSGLEIGKDIMGTMTNILFFAYVSGTIPALLLYFMNAMPLGFTLSMNLSLELARALAGGIGIVITIPITLYISIFFIKRKQARQ